One genomic region from Prunus persica cultivar Lovell chromosome G3, Prunus_persica_NCBIv2, whole genome shotgun sequence encodes:
- the LOC18784278 gene encoding F-box/LRR-repeat MAX2 homolog A produces the protein MTTATTINDLPDAILSTIIGMVSGTRTRNSLSLACRKFRSTERATRTSLTLRGNARDLPDLPLCFAAVTHLDLSLLSPWGHSLLSPSAAANDTDPLLLAQRLRAAFPFVDSLIVYSRSPSTVQIVSHLWPGLRRVKLVRWHQRPQSPPGADFDPLFDQCHSLSELDLSEFYYWTEDLPPVLEAHPNVARSLTKLDLLTTSFTEGFRANEIKSIVTACPKLQHLLIACMFDPRYIGFVGEEALLSISANCPELKVVHLIDTSSLANARGDPNDDGFTSEDARIGRAALVDFFSGLPLLEDLALDVCKNVRDSGLALEVLGSKCPRLRALKLGQFHGICSAIGSELDGIALCSGLESLSIKNSADLTDMGLIEIARGCCKLAKFEVQGCKRITVKGLRTMACLLRKTLVDVGISCCKNLDAAASLRALEPIRDRIQRLHIDCVWEQEDEHARNFDLNQVNDQEDVNSEASVLNRNGEDADYMELNWAAEYEHRSSKKCKLGLDGDCSYMPPSNGYGYGNGNGFWCGESWERLHYLSLWIGVGELLTPLPTAGLDDCPNLEEIRIRVEGDCRGRQKPTQRDFGLSCLAGYPLLSKMKLDCGDTVGYALTAPPGQMDLSLWERFFLSGIESLSLSELDYWPPQDRDVNQRSLWLPAAGLLSECLTLRKLFIHGTAHEHFMMFLVRIPSLNCNLRDVQLREDYYPAPENEMSTEMRVDSCRRFEKALNRRPILD, from the coding sequence TGACTTGCCGGACGCCATACTCTCGACCATAATCGGGATGGTATCCGGCACCCGAACCCGGAACTCCCTCTCCCTCGCGTGCCGCAAATTCCGGAGCACGGAGAGGGCCACGCGCACCTCCCTCACACTACGGGGAAACGCGCGCGACCTCCCCGACCTCCCGCTCTGCTTCGCCGCCGTCACCCACCTCGAcctctccctcctctctcCGTGGGGCCACTCTCTGCTCTCACCCTCCGCCGCCGCCAATGACACCGACCCTCTCCTCCTGGCCCAACGCCTACGTGCCGCCTTCCCATTCGTGGACTCCCTCATCGTCTACTCCCGATCTCCTTCCACCGTCCAGATCGTCTCCCATCTGTGGCCCGGATTGCGCCGCGTCAAGCTTGTCCGATGGCATCAACGGCCACAATCGCCCCCCGGCGCCGACTTCGATCCTCTCTTCGACCAATGCCACTCGCTCTCCGAGCTCGACCTGTCGGAATTCTACTACTGGACGGAGGACCTCCCCCCGGTCCTCGAGGCCCACCCGAACGTGGCCCGATCTCTCACCAAGCTGGATCTCCTGACGACGTCGTTTACCGAGGGGTTCAGAGCGAACGAGATCAAATCCATCGTCACCGCCTGCCCTAAGCTCCAGCATCTTCTCATCGCGTGTATGTTCGATCCCCGATACATAGGCTTCGTCGGCGAGGAGGCTCTGCTGTCGATCTCCGCTAACTGCCCGGAGCTCAAAGTCGTCCATTTGATCGATACGTCATCGTTGGCCAACGCCCGCGGCGATCCAAACGACGACGGATTTACGTCGGAGGACGCGCGGATTGGGCGCGCGGCTTTGGTGGATTTCTTCTCGGGGCTTCCGCTGTTGGAGGACCTGGCGTTGGATGTGTGCAAGAACGTGAGAGACAGTGGGTTGGCGTTGGAAGTGCTTGGGTCGAAGTGTCCCAGGCTGAGGGCTCTCAAGCTTGGGCAGTTTCATGGGATTTGCTCTGCGATTGGGTCCGAGCTAGACGGCATTGCGTTGTGTTCAGGGCTGGAGTCGTTGTCGATCAAGAACTCGGCTGATTTGACGGATATGGGGTTGATTGAGATCGCTAGAGGGTGCTGCAAATTGGCCAAGTTTGAGGTTCAGGGATGTAAGAGAATCACGGTGAAGGGGCTGAGGACGATGGCTTGCTTGTTAAGGAAGACTCTGGTTGATGTTGGGATCTCTTGTTGCAAAAACTTGGATGCTGCTGCTTCTTTGCGGGCTTTGGAGCCGATTCGTGATCGGATTCAAAGGCTCCACATTGATTGTGTTTGGGAGCAGGAGGATGAGCATGCCCGCAATTTTGATCTCAATCAAGTGAATGATCAAGAAGATGTTAATAGTGAAGCCAGTGTGTTGAATCGGAATGGGGAGGATGCTGATTACATGGAGTTGAATTGGGCGGCTGAGTATGAGCACAGAAGCAGCAAGAAATGCAAGTTGGGGTTGGATGGGGACTGTTCCTATATGCCACCAAGCAATGGATATGGCTATGGCAATGGAAATGGGTTTTGGTGTGGTGAGAGCTGGGAGAGGTTGCATTATCTTTCACTTTGGATTGGGGTTGGTGAGCTGCTGACCCCGTTGCCAACGGCTGGTCTCGATGACTGTCCCAATCTGGAGGAGATTCGGATCCGGGTAGAAGGGGATTGCAGGGGAAGGCAGAAACCCACACAACGAGATTTTGGGTTGAGCTGCCTCGCCGGCTATCCTCTGCTGTCCAAGATGAAGTTGGATTGTGGTGATACAGTTGGCTATGCACTTACTGCACCCCCGGGGCAGATGGACCTGAGTCTTTGGGAGAGGTTCTTCCTGAGTGGGATTGAAAGCTTGAGCCTCAGTGAACTCGATTACTGGCCCCCGCAGGATCGGGACGTAAACCAGAGGAGTCTTTGGCTTCCGGCCGCTGGGTTGCTGTCAGAATGCCTGACATTGCGGAAGCTTTTCATCCATGGCACGGCACATGAGCATTTCATGATGTTCCTGGTGAGAATTCCAAGCTTGAACTGCAACTTGAGGGATGTGCAGCTGAGGGAGGATTACTATCCGGCACCAGAAAACGAAATGAGTACAGAGATGAGGGTGGATTCGTGCCGTCGCTTTGAAAAAGCACTCAACAGGCGGCCTATCCTTGACTGA